The following coding sequences are from one Coffea arabica cultivar ET-39 chromosome 11e, Coffea Arabica ET-39 HiFi, whole genome shotgun sequence window:
- the LOC113718903 gene encoding uncharacterized protein: MDPGSDDDEDAIVIGAATSVLAAGYAALEVYKTPVVIPKPPHVNRERAREDYMDSILYGSSSYCIDQIRMDQTTFFQLLNTLTIRGLLQPTIHMSVREQLLMFLQIVGYNLRFQVVGGYLYRSTETIHRYFSIVLDAILKLYPDLIQLPNGATPREIRNSRRYYPWFADCVGAIDGTHVVASVPLEIQGKFRGRKGYPTQNVLAAISFDLKFSYVLAGWEGSAHDSRVLEDALTRPRGLQVLQALRNSYSVDKKLLETQDHQTAADITVSIQFEMGKKGEKQFRWSRPMERLMLEILADEVKLGNRPNNSFKSSSFTRVVDAMKDKFGVTCSVDHVENHLRTVRSSWSTIVKIREKSGFGWDDTLKMITASPSVYHAYIQKNPGHDKYIQNKIELYDEMAVVVGKDLATGSFAKSFVDVNLETPFVPKTSVETSEETSVEQKDVTSARSSEVRATSSGTKQHRKRNRSNEDIEKMSQQLGEVAAALNKISANKLDVNQLHEEIMNIEGYSEEFLDLVFEHLVQNEKLGKAFMAKSQRLRLISLERFKKDWGVE, translated from the exons ATGGATCCCGGtagtgatgatgatgaggatgcTATTGTAATTGGTGCTGCCACTTCAGTCCTAGCAGCAGGATATGCAGCTCTTGAAGTCTATAAAACTCCAGTTGTTATACCTAAACCACCTCATGTTAATAGGGAGCGAGCTAGAGAGGATTACATGGATAGCATATTATATGGAAGTAGTTCGTATTGTATAGACCAAATTAGAATGGACCAAACTACATTTTTCCAATTACTAAATACTCTCACCATTAGAGGATTATTACAACCTACCATTCATATGTCAGTGAGAGAGCAATTGTTAATGTTTCTGCAAATAGTTGGCTATAATTTGAGGTTTCAAGTGGTTGGGGGGTACTTGTATAGGTCAACTGAAACCATACACCGCTATTTTTCCATTGTACTTGATGCCATATTGAAACTATATCCAGATTTAATACAATTGCCAAATGGTGCGACTCCACGAGAGATCCGTAATAGTCGAAGATACTACCCCTGGTTTGCT GATTGTGTAGGGGCTATAGATGGGACACATGTTGTTGCAAGTGTACCCCTTGAAATTCAAGGaaaatttcgaggtcgaaaggGTTACCCAACTCAAAATGTGTTAGCTGCTATTTCTTTCGACCTCAAGTTTTCATACGTGCTTGCTGGTTGGGAAGGATCGGCACACGATTCTCGTGTTCTTGAAGATGCTCTTACAAGACCAAGGGGTCTACAAGTACTGCAAG CTCTTAGAAACTCTTACAGTGTTGACAAGAAGCTCTTAGAAACACAGGATCATCAAACCGCAGCAGACATAACAGTTTCAATTCAGTTTGAG ATGGGCAAGAAGGGAGAGAAACAGTTTAGGTGGTCAAGACCTATGGAGCGTTTGATGCTTGAGATTCTTGCCGATGAGGTGAAACTTGGGAATAGGCCTAACAATAGCTTTAAATCAAGTTCATTTACACGTGTGGTAGATGCCATGAAAGATAAGTTTGGGGTTACGTGCTCGGTAGACCATGTGGAAAATCATCTAAGAACAGTGCGATCATCTTGGTCCACCATAGTAAAAATTCGTGAAAAAAGTGGATTTGGCTGGGATGATACTTTGAAGATGATAACGGCCAGTCCTAGTGTGTATCATGCCTATATCCAG AAAAATCCAGGTCATGACAAGTATATCCAGAATAAAATCGAGTTGTATGATGAAATGGCTGTTGTGGTTGGGAAAGATCTGGCCACCGGGTCTTTTGCAAAATCATTTGTTGATGTGAATTTGGAAACTCCATTTGTTCCTAAGACAAGTGTGGAGACAAGTGAAGAGACAAGTGTAGAACAAAAGGATGTGACTAGTGCAAGATCCTCAGAAGTGAGAGCAACATCATCGGGAACCAAACAACATCGTAAAAGAAATCGCAGCAATGAAGACATTGAAAAGATGTCTCAACAACTTGGAGAAGTGGCAGCTGCTTTGAACAAAATTAGTGCAAACAAGcttgatgtcaaccaactacATGAAGAGATTATGAATATAGAAGGCTATAGCGAAGAATTTCTGGACTTGGTATTCGAGCATTTGGTGCAAAATGAGAAGCTAGGAAAAGCATTTATGGCGAAGAGTCAAAGACTTCGTTTGATTTCTCTCGAGAGGTTCAAGAAAGATTGGGGCGTCGAATAA